ACCGGTATCACCTTCGGCTTGTTGATACTGTTTAACGACTTCTGCTTTCTTTTCAGCACTTAATGCCATGGTATAAAACTCCATAGAAATATGCATTGAGCAGCCTTAGCTGCGAAAAATTCAGGAATAACCGTGCATATTTACAGTTACCCTGATGCTCGCAAACCCACACAGGATCAGCGGCTGCGCGATTATAGCAAAGATATTGGCCTAGCGTACAATTAATCGGCGCGGGGCTATACGGCCATCATTATCCACTTCGCCAATACCCAAAAAGATGCGCTCGCCCTCTTCGGGCTGCTGATAGATCCGCACCCATCCATCGACTGGAGATTTGGGCACCAATACCGGCTGGCCCTGGCTAATGTAATAGGCACTGGCATCCCCAACCACCACCTCGGGCCAATTCATCACAGCCGTATCAGGAGGAATCAGCAGCGCATCCAGAGCATCATGCCCCCCCTCTTCCCGAACATCTTCAAGGGCTTCAAGAGTATAGATCTGAGCCTCTTCAAAAGGGCCCGCGCGAAAGCGTCGCAAAGCCTTTACGTAAGCCCCGCAACCCAATTCATCCCCCATATCCTGAATCAGTGAACGGATATAGGTGCCTTTACTGCAGAGCACCCTGAATTGTGCCTCACAGTCAGGGATAGAGGAGCTTGCTGCCAGTTCGTAGATGACGACTGAGCGCGCTTTACGCTCAATTTCGATACCCTCTCGGGCCAGTTTGTAAAGCGGCTTGCCATCAACTTTGAGCGCCGAATACATCGGGGGCACTTGCTGCTGAGGGCCGCGAAACTGCTGCATGACTTGCTCCAGCTGAGCCTCGGTAAAATCAGGAGCAGACACAGGAGTCAACTCGCCTTCCGCATCACCGGTATCGCTGCGGGCACCAAAACAGGCCGTAGCAATATAGCCCTTATCGGAATCGAGCAGATACTGAGAAAATTTGGTAGCCTCACCCAGACAAATGGGCAGGACACCCGTCGCCAAAGGATCGAGACTGCCCGTATGGCCCGCCTTCGCGGCCCCGTACAGGCGCTTGACTCGTTGCAGAACGGCGTTGGAAGTTTCACCCTGATGCTTATCCACCAGAACAATGCCGCTGATATTACGGCCCTTATTTCGTCGCCCCACCTTTAACTACTCCGCAGAATCGGTATCGTCTTTCGGGTGCTGACTGTCTTCCGTCATGGCCCTGTCAATCAAGGAGGAGAGATGACGACCTCGAGAGAGGCTCTCATCGTAATAAAAACTCAGTTGGGGCGTAATTCGCAACTTCACCGCTCGCGCCAACCGAGAGCGAAGAAAGCCCGCCGCCTTGTTGAGCACCTCAAGCTGCTCTTCAATGGCGTCTTTGCTCTCTTCCCCCATAAAGGTCACATGGACTCGTGCATAGGCGAGGTCACGGCTGACATCAACGCCGCTTACCGTGACCATACCAAGGCGTGGATCCTTGATCTCTTGCTGAATGGTACGGGCCAACTCTTTCTGAAGCTGGTCCGCAACACGCTGGGTACGACTGTAGTCTTTTGGCATTATTAATCAGCTATCCAGAGTTCGTGCTACTTCGACACCCTTGAAGACCTCAATCAGGTCACCGGCCTTAACGTCGTTATAGCTCTTCACACCGATACCACATTCAACACCGTTACGTACTTCATTGACATCGTCCTTGTAGCGACGCAGCGACTCAAGCTCACCTTCAAATACGACGACGTTGTCACGCAATACACGAATACGCTCGTTACGGAACACTGTACCCTCGATCACCATACAACCGGCAATCGCACCCAACTTGGGTGAGCGGAATACGTCGCGGACTTCGGCGATACCCACAATCTCTTCTCGCAGCTCTGAGCCGAGAAGACCCGTAAGTGCCTTGTTCACGTCGTCAATGATGTCGTAGATGACGCTGTAGTAACGCATATCCAGCTCTTCGCTTTCGACGATACGTCGCGCACTGGCGTCAGCCCGAACATTAAAGCCAAAGATCACTGCGTTAGAGGCCAGCGCCAGGTTTGCGTCGGTTTCGGTGATTCCTCCGACACCACTGGAGACAACTTTCACCTGAACCTCTTCGTTGCCCAGGTCATTCAAGGCACCAATCAACGCCTCAAGAGATCCGCGCACATCGGTTTTCAGAACAACATTCAGCGTCTTGCGTTCGCCACCCATGTTGTCGAACAGGTTCTCCAGCTTGGAAGCCTGCTGTCGAGCCAGCTTAACTTCGCGGAACTTGCCTTGGCGGAACAAGGCGATTTCACGAGCTTTACGCTCATCGCGTACGACCAGCATCTCATCACCAGCATCCGGTGTGCCATCAAGCCCCAGAATCTCAACCGGGATAGAAGGACCAGCAGCTTTAATCGGCTTGGCATTTTCGTCGAGCATTGCGCGAACTCGGCCATACTGCTGACCAACCAGTACGTTATCACCCAGATTCAGCGTGCCGTTTTGTACCAGAATGGTAGCAACCGGACCACGCCCCTTATCCAGACGTGATTCGACCACGATACCCTTGCCAGGTGCTTCAGGCACCGCATTCAGCTCAAGCATTTCTGACTGCAGCAGAATAGCATCAAGTAGCTCATCAATACCTTGGCCGGTATGAGCCGAGACAGGAACAAACTGAGTATCACCACCCCAATCCTCGGGGATAACATCCTTGGCCGCCATCTCGTTTTTAACGCGATCTGGGTCCGCTTGCTCCTTATCCATTTTGTTAACTGCAACCACCAGCGGCACACCCGCTGCCTTGGAATGCTGAATGGCCTCTTCCGTCTGCGGCATCATGCCATCATCAGCAGCAACAACCAGAATAACGATATCTGTCGCCTTGGCTCCTCGAGCACGCATCGCCGTAAAGGCCGCGTGTCCGGGAGTATCAAGGAAGGTGATCATGCCGTGACCGGTTTCCACATGATAGGCACCGATATGCTGGGTAATACCGCCGGCCTCGCCAGCTTGTACCTTGGCCTTACGAATGTAGTCGAGCAAAGAGGTTTTACCGTGGTCAACGTGACCCATAACCGTAACCACCGGAGCACGTGACTGACTCTCACCCTCATCGTGCGCCTGATGATCCTGCTCGAGGCTATCCTCAATCGCATCAGCTTTAACCAGCTTAACCTTGTGACCCATCTCTTCAACCACAATGCTGGCAGTTTCCTGATCGATCACCTGATTAATAGTTACCATGGAACCCATGGTGAACATGGCCTTGATAACCTCAGCAGCCTTAACCGACATTCGCTGGGCTAGCTCAGCAACTGTAATGGTTTCTGGCAAAGCCACTTCACGAACCACTGGTGCAGTCGGTTTCTCAAAAGCGTGCTCGGCTTGCTGGTTACCACGACGCTGATTCGCCTTACCAGCACGCGCCTTGGCACTGCCTTTACGAGCCTTTTCACTACGGTGCAAGGTGCCACGCCCGCCAGCACCGCGCTTACCTCGACCGGGTCCGCGCTCATTATCTTTACGACGACGCTCTTCCGCTTCACGGCGCGCCTTTTCAAGATCAGCACGACGCTTGTCTTCTTCAGACTTACGCTGCTGATCTGCGGCTTGACGTTCGGCATCTGCTCGCTCAGCTTCTTTGCGCTCAGCTTCTTGTTTCTTGCGAGTTTCTTCGTCTTTTCGTTCAGCCTCAAGGCGCTGACGAGCCTCTTGCAACTTACGATCTTCTTCTTCAGCCTTTTGTTGCGCCTCTTCACGGCGCGACTTCTCGACTTCCACCTCTGGTGCGATATTACGCTTAACGTAAGTGCGCTTCTTACGCACCTCGACGTTTACCGTTTTACCTTTCACTCCGCCGCCAACTTTTAGCTGACTGGTGGTTTTACGCTTCAAAGTAATCTTGCTTGGTTCAGCATCACCCTCCGCTTCACCATGACTGCGTTTTAAAAATGCGAGCAAAGTTTGCTTTTCACCATCGGTAATAGAATCACTACCGGAGGTTTGAGGCAGTCCTGCATCTTTCATTTGCTCCAACATGCGGTCTACGGGAGTACCGACTACTTGCGCGAGCTGCTCTACCGTCACTTCTGACATTCGCTGTTCTCCTCTATTCGGCTCTTAGCCCTGAGTACCGTCTTCGAACCAGGGGGCACGCGCTGTCATTATCAACTGCCCGGCACGCTCTTCATCAATTCCTTCAATGCTCAGCAGATCATCAACAGCCTGCTCCGCAAGGTCTTCCATGGTGCAGATACCCTCTGCAGCCAACAGGAAGGCCAGATGCTTCTCCATACCATCCATATTAAGCAGATCTTCTGCCGGATGACTGGATTCCAGCTTTTCTTCATTGGCAATTGCCAACGTTAACAGACGATCTTTTGCTCGCTTACGAAGCTCTTCAACGATCTCTTCGTCGAAGCCTCCAATTTCGAGCATCTCTTCCAGCGGCACATAGGCCACCTCCTCAATGGAAGTAAAGCCCTCTTCCATCAACACCATCGCAATATCTTCATCCACATCCAGCTGCGCCATAAAGGTATGGGCGATACTATCAGCTTCCTGGCTCTGCTTGGACTGGGCATCCTCTTCCGTCATGACATTGAGGGACCAACCGGTCAACTCACTCGCCAGGCGAACATTTTGCCCACTACGACCTATTGCTTGCGCCAGATTGTCTTCGGCTACCGCGACATCCATGGTGCGAGACTCTTCGTCCACGACGATCGAAGCAACCTCAGCAGGCGACATCGCATTAATGACCAACTGAGCCGGATTGTCATCCCACAGGATGATGTCTACTCGCTCATTGCCCAACTCACCAGAAACGGCCTGCACGCGAGAACCTCGCATTCCAACACAGGCACCGACCGGATCAATGCGACCGTCGTTGGTTTTAACAGCAATCTTGGCACGAGAGCCTGGATCACGAGCCGCCGCACGAATCTCAATCACTTCTTCGGCAATTTCTGGCACTTCAATTTTGAACAGTTCAATCAGAACCTGCGGATCGGTACGGCTAAGGATCAACTGTGGACCACGCTGCTCGGCGCGAATCTCCAACAGCAAGGCCCGCACCCGGGTGCCAACCCGAAAAGTTTCACGAGGAATAATATGCTCGCGAGGCATCAAGGCTTCAGCATTGTTACCCAGGTCGATGATGATACTGTCGCGGCTGACTTTTTTAACCGTTCCACTGACCAGTTCACCCAACCGCTCACGATAAGCATCAACAACCTGAGCGCGCTCTGCTTCGCGAACCTTTTGTACGATAACCTGCTTTGCGGTCTGGGCAGCAATGCGGCCAAAGTCGACCGACTCAACCTGCTCTTCCCAGGAACTACCAATTTCCAGACTCTCATCCTTCTCTTTGGCTTCGTCCAACGTTAACTCTGCGCCCGGGATAGAAAAATCTTCATCGGCAACCACATCCCAGCGACGAAATGATTCGTAGTCGCCAGATTCACGATCGATGGAGACACGGATATCAACATCGGTCTCGTTGATGTAGCGCTTCTTTGTTGCCGTAGCCAAAGCAATTTCCATTGCTTCAAAGATTACGTCTTGCGGAACTCCTTTTTCATTGGAGACCGACTCAATTACCAGCAAAATTTCTTTACTCATGCTTGCCTCACCTAACGCCTGGTTCAGATAACCTTACTGAACCGAACCACGCCAACAGATTAAAACCGGGGAACGATATTTGCCTTCTCGATACTATCGATCGGTAGCAAATATTCATGATCCTCCACCAGGAGCACCACATCATCCGCTTCTACACCATTAATAACGCCCTGAAATTTCCGGCGTCCATCGTAGGGCACGCGTAAGCGAAGACTTACCGCCTGCCCGATATATGCTTTGTACTGTTCTACTGTGAATAAAGGGCGGTCCATACCGGGAGAGGAAACCTCCAGGGTGTATTCACCCGCAATAGGGTCCTCAACATCCAACACCGCGCTGACCTGACGACTGACAGCTTCGCAATGCTCAAGCGTCACTCCCTCGGTCGAGTCAATATAAATCCGCAACAGTGTATGGCGCCCTTGGGACATATACTCAATACCCCAAAACTCCAGACCAAGCCCCTCGGATACTGGCTTTACCAGCTCCTCAAGGATTTCCAGCTTGCTTGCCAAAGCTGCAACCTCCTGCGCGTAATCACGACATAAACAGCAGCAACAAAAAATGGGCATAAAGCCCATCCCATTTTACCGATCAGAAAAACGCTCCGTCGGCGATCTCTTTCCAGCTAATAAAAAGCCCCTGAATAGGGGCTTTTAAAAGTTGGTAGCGGGGGCCAGATTCGAACTGACGACCTTCGGGTTATGAGCCCGACGAGCTACCAGGCTGCTCCACCCCGCACCTATTCGCGGATCGGGATTATAGTCTTCAATCCCTATCAGGTCAACCGGCCTGGCTGTGGCTGACCCTCTTCTAAATCTTGCTGCCCAGCCGTAAAAATCAGCTGTGAAAGCGTTATAAATTGGTGCCGAAGGCGGGACTTGAACCCGCACGAGCTATCGCTCACTACCCCCTCAAGATAGCGTGTCTACCAATTCCACCACTTCGGCAAATCAAGCTTAAGATCAATCTTCTGGCAAGCTGGGTGCATCACCCGCAGCAGAAGACTCATCACCGATGGGGGCATCTGTCGCTGGCAGCACAGGCGCTTCGACCTGCTCCACCGGAATCGAAGGAATCCCATCATTAACACTAATTGTTTCTGCGCGATTTTTGGCATAAACAGCCAAACCTAAACTGGTCGCAAAAAACAATGTTGCCAACACAGCGGTCACACGACCCAAAAAGCTGCCTGTACCCTGGCTACCGAAAACAGTCTGGGATGCACCACCACCAAAGGAAGCACCCGCATCAGCGCCCTTACCCTGCTGCAAAAGCACCAGACCAATGACAGCCAAAGCCACCAGAACATGTACGATCAGTATCACTGTCTCCATCAAACTACCCTGCTGCGCGACATATCGCTATAAATTCACTTCCATCAAGGGAAGCTCCACCTACCAGACCACCATCAATGTCGGCCTCGGCAAACAACTCTACCGCGTTCGCGGCTTTAACGCTGCCACCGTAAAGTATTCTTACTTTATCCGCAAGCGACTGACTCACCTTCGCCAACTGCTCACGAATGAATTCATGCACCGCCTGGGCCTGAGATGGAGAAGCTGTAAGACCAGTACCAATTGCCCA
The DNA window shown above is from Aestuariirhabdus haliotis and carries:
- the truB gene encoding tRNA pseudouridine(55) synthase TruB — its product is MGRRNKGRNISGIVLVDKHQGETSNAVLQRVKRLYGAAKAGHTGSLDPLATGVLPICLGEATKFSQYLLDSDKGYIATACFGARSDTGDAEGELTPVSAPDFTEAQLEQVMQQFRGPQQQVPPMYSALKVDGKPLYKLAREGIEIERKARSVVIYELAASSSIPDCEAQFRVLCSKGTYIRSLIQDMGDELGCGAYVKALRRFRAGPFEEAQIYTLEALEDVREEGGHDALDALLIPPDTAVMNWPEVVVGDASAYYISQGQPVLVPKSPVDGWVRIYQQPEEGERIFLGIGEVDNDGRIAPRRLIVR
- the rbfA gene encoding 30S ribosome-binding factor RbfA: MPKDYSRTQRVADQLQKELARTIQQEIKDPRLGMVTVSGVDVSRDLAYARVHVTFMGEESKDAIEEQLEVLNKAAGFLRSRLARAVKLRITPQLSFYYDESLSRGRHLSSLIDRAMTEDSQHPKDDTDSAE
- the infB gene encoding translation initiation factor IF-2 — encoded protein: MSEVTVEQLAQVVGTPVDRMLEQMKDAGLPQTSGSDSITDGEKQTLLAFLKRSHGEAEGDAEPSKITLKRKTTSQLKVGGGVKGKTVNVEVRKKRTYVKRNIAPEVEVEKSRREEAQQKAEEEDRKLQEARQRLEAERKDEETRKKQEAERKEAERADAERQAADQQRKSEEDKRRADLEKARREAEERRRKDNERGPGRGKRGAGGRGTLHRSEKARKGSAKARAGKANQRRGNQQAEHAFEKPTAPVVREVALPETITVAELAQRMSVKAAEVIKAMFTMGSMVTINQVIDQETASIVVEEMGHKVKLVKADAIEDSLEQDHQAHDEGESQSRAPVVTVMGHVDHGKTSLLDYIRKAKVQAGEAGGITQHIGAYHVETGHGMITFLDTPGHAAFTAMRARGAKATDIVILVVAADDGMMPQTEEAIQHSKAAGVPLVVAVNKMDKEQADPDRVKNEMAAKDVIPEDWGGDTQFVPVSAHTGQGIDELLDAILLQSEMLELNAVPEAPGKGIVVESRLDKGRGPVATILVQNGTLNLGDNVLVGQQYGRVRAMLDENAKPIKAAGPSIPVEILGLDGTPDAGDEMLVVRDERKAREIALFRQGKFREVKLARQQASKLENLFDNMGGERKTLNVVLKTDVRGSLEALIGALNDLGNEEVQVKVVSSGVGGITETDANLALASNAVIFGFNVRADASARRIVESEELDMRYYSVIYDIIDDVNKALTGLLGSELREEIVGIAEVRDVFRSPKLGAIAGCMVIEGTVFRNERIRVLRDNVVVFEGELESLRRYKDDVNEVRNGVECGIGVKSYNDVKAGDLIEVFKGVEVARTLDS
- the nusA gene encoding transcription termination factor NusA, with amino-acid sequence MSKEILLVIESVSNEKGVPQDVIFEAMEIALATATKKRYINETDVDIRVSIDRESGDYESFRRWDVVADEDFSIPGAELTLDEAKEKDESLEIGSSWEEQVESVDFGRIAAQTAKQVIVQKVREAERAQVVDAYRERLGELVSGTVKKVSRDSIIIDLGNNAEALMPREHIIPRETFRVGTRVRALLLEIRAEQRGPQLILSRTDPQVLIELFKIEVPEIAEEVIEIRAAARDPGSRAKIAVKTNDGRIDPVGACVGMRGSRVQAVSGELGNERVDIILWDDNPAQLVINAMSPAEVASIVVDEESRTMDVAVAEDNLAQAIGRSGQNVRLASELTGWSLNVMTEEDAQSKQSQEADSIAHTFMAQLDVDEDIAMVLMEEGFTSIEEVAYVPLEEMLEIGGFDEEIVEELRKRAKDRLLTLAIANEEKLESSHPAEDLLNMDGMEKHLAFLLAAEGICTMEDLAEQAVDDLLSIEGIDEERAGQLIMTARAPWFEDGTQG
- the rimP gene encoding ribosome maturation factor RimP, translating into MASKLEILEELVKPVSEGLGLEFWGIEYMSQGRHTLLRIYIDSTEGVTLEHCEAVSRQVSAVLDVEDPIAGEYTLEVSSPGMDRPLFTVEQYKAYIGQAVSLRLRVPYDGRRKFQGVINGVEADDVVLLVEDHEYLLPIDSIEKANIVPRF
- the secG gene encoding preprotein translocase subunit SecG, coding for METVILIVHVLVALAVIGLVLLQQGKGADAGASFGGGASQTVFGSQGTGSFLGRVTAVLATLFFATSLGLAVYAKNRAETISVNDGIPSIPVEQVEAPVLPATDAPIGDESSAAGDAPSLPED